The Acidobacteriota bacterium sequence GGTCACGTCAAATGATGCCGGGCTTGCCGTCCCGGACTGGCCCACCTCGTTCGGCTCCATCTACAAGATCCCACCGATGGTCGGCGGCGTGCGCTTCGAGCACAGCCACCGCATGGTCGCCGAGTTCATCGGAGTGCTCACCATCCTGATGGCGGTGTGGACGTGGCGCGCCGAGCCGCGTCGCTGGATGCGCCGCCTCGCCTTGGGCGCGCTCGCGCTCGTCATCTTCCAGGGACTGCTCGGTGGGACGACGGTGCTGAACTACCTGCCACCGGCAGTCTCGTCGGCCCATGCGACCTTCGCGCAGACGTTCTTCTGCGTCGCCGTCCTCATGGCACTCTTCACTTCGCCCTCCTGGGTCGCGACCGAACGTCTCGCGCTGCACGATGAAGGCACGCCTTCGCTGCGGACATTGACCGTCGTGCTCATCGTCGCGCTCTATGCGCAGCTCATCCTCGGCGCCGCCTTCCGCCATGTCTGGACGAAGCTTGGTCCAACCGGCGCGAACCGCATCGCGGCGAGCGAGATCGTGGGCACGTACCTGGTGCCCCACGTCCTGAATGCCCTGCTTGTCACCGCGTTGCTGATCTGGGTCGCCACGCGTGTGCTCGCGCGCTACGGTAAAGTCCCAACGCTGCG is a genomic window containing:
- a CDS encoding COX15/CtaA family protein translates to MRHDTNSASKGAPSLTSTYNPAHHRFALLLAGSTLVLLVAGALVTSNDAGLAVPDWPTSFGSIYKIPPMVGGVRFEHSHRMVAEFIGVLTILMAVWTWRAEPRRWMRRLALGALALVIFQGLLGGTTVLNYLPPAVSSAHATFAQTFFCVAVLMALFTSPSWVATERLALHDEGTPSLRTLTVVLIVALYAQLILGAAFRHVWTKLGPTGANRIAASEIVGTYLVPHVLNALLVTALLIWVATRVLARYGKVPTLRKPAAALLFLVAAQLMLGFGAYLARIEWGRDAAQPHPFMVWSTVAHVVTGAAVLATSVVLTAQVYRNLLSQEQEQLATEAGKAAAV